One Ogataea parapolymorpha DL-1 chromosome VI, whole genome shotgun sequence DNA window includes the following coding sequences:
- a CDS encoding Polyadenylate-binding protein 2, whose protein sequence is MSEPSMSQNEPSNGGEITQQTEEERLAALKAKVQEMEQETAKLRELQQQISEEGADPNVSMEDADSHLDFAEREAIDSRSIYVGSVDYAATPEELHSHFQDVGSINRITILTDKYTGNPKGFAYIEFSEPALVQKAIDEKNRSLFRGRELKISPKRTNLPGMGSKGRGRGRGGPRGRGAFRGRGRGFRARGRGGFRPY, encoded by the coding sequence atgtCTGAGCCAAGCATGTCGCAGAATGAGCCATCTAATGGCGGCGAAATCACACAGCAGACGGAGGAGGAACGGCTGGCGGCATTGAAGGCAAAAGTCCAAGAGATGGAGCAGGAGACTGCGAAATTGCgcgagctccagcagcagataaGCGAGGAGGGTGCAGACCCTAACGTGTCGATGGAGGACGCGGACTCGCATCTGGACTTTGCAGAGCGCGAGGCAATCGACTCGCGCTCGATATACGTGGGCAGTGTGGACTACGCGGCGACGCCAGAGGAGCTCCACAGCCATTTCCAGGACGTTGGCAGTATCAATAGAATCACGATCCTCACAGATAAATATACAGGCAACCCGAAAGGGTTTGCGTACATTGAGTTTTCGGAGCCTGCACTAGTGCAAAAGGCGATCGATGAGAAGAACAGGTCGCTTTTCAGAGGCCgagagctcaagatcagCCCCAAGAGAACAAATCTGCCAGGAATGGGCAGCAAAGGCAGAGGCCGCGGGCGAGGCGGGCCCAGAGGCAGAGGCGCGTTCAGAGGTAGAGGCAGAGGGTTCCGGGCCAGGGGCAGGGGCGGTTTCAGACCTTATTAA